The proteins below are encoded in one region of Macaca nemestrina isolate mMacNem1 chromosome 10, mMacNem.hap1, whole genome shotgun sequence:
- the LOC105481999 gene encoding protein FAM234B has translation MATVLSRALKLPGKKSPDLGEYDPLTQADSDESEDDLVLNLQKNGGVKNGKSPLGEAPEPDSDAEVAEAAKPHLSEVTTEGYPSEPLGGLEQKAASSLVSYVRTSVFLLTLGISMILVLLCAFLIPCPPRDLHSTWSRHLGSQGGGDLSPLELADVNGDGLRDVLLSFVMSRNGSAVGGSRPAANLVCLSGMNGSTLWSSLLPEEARDITCLELMPGSLAETVCLVTGTHKMLSAFNATSGKAIWTLNPNYLSNGTLAAPVVVLPDLDEDGVRDLVVLAIGELQPDLCFLLVSGRTGSPVGRPVKYNIVGVGNLIGPQVYITTNGAVYILFGFGNIQAVALRDIFVQAQNRDSSPPSLQIEEPEWEKRRSINLSELIDVYSDGVELLQMVKAPDSNCSNLLITTRQGLVLLRGQNLTPYWTLRLQGLRSQPTPGYFTDDQTLDFLLQIQDGVGMKKMMVVDGDSGSVVWSYRAPCHMKETPATSAVTSDRKSVFLFWAEGLSAASPNSDIILGTEPPSLHHLYLLHPAFPSILLDLANTTGTVTASEVGINDLWKDAFYVTRTTGPSSEGHPAALVVSKLSLRWALMEGQMAQLQESTPKIGRGELRRFLSRIKFVEAPYEI, from the exons gGAAGAAGAGTCCAGACCTAGGGGAGTATGATCCCCTCACCCAGGCTGACAGTGATGAGAGTGAAGACGATCTGGTGCTTAACTTGCAGAAGAATGGAGGGGTCAAAAATGGGAAGAGTCCTTTGGGAGAAGCGCCAGAACCCGACTCAGATGCTGAGGTTGCAGAGGCTGCAAAGCCACATCTTTCGGAAGTCACCACGGAGGGCTACCCCTCGGAACCCCTTGGGGGCCTGGAACAGAAGGCAGCCTCCTCCCTGGTGTCATATGTGCGCACATCTGTCTTCCTGCTGACTTTGGGGATCTCGATGATCCTGGTCCTCCTGTGTGCTTTCCTGATCCCCTGTCCTCCCAGAGATCTGCACAGCACCTGGAGCCGCCATTTGGGCtcccagggag GTGGGGACCTGTCTCCATTGGAATTGGCTGATGTGAATGGAGATGGCCTGCGTGATGTGCTTCTCTCCTTTGTGATGTCAAGGAATGGGAGTGCAGTAG GTGGCTCAAGGCCAGCTGCTAATCTTGTGTGCCTTTCGGGGATGAATGGCAGCACACTGTGGTCTAGTCTTCTCCCTGAGGAGGCTCGAGATATCACATGTTTGGAGCTGATGCCAGGAAGCTTGGCTGAAACCGTCTGCCTTGTGACGGGGACACACAAAATGCTCAGTGCATTCAATGCAACGTCAG GGAAAGCCATTTGGACTTTGAACCCAAACTACTTGTCTAATGGTACCTTAGCTGCCCCAGTTGTGGTGCTGCCAGACTTGGATGAAGATGGTGTTCGAGACCTTGTGGTTCTGGCCATTGGGGAATTGCAG CCAGATCTGTGCTTTCTACTGGTGTCCGGCCGGACCGGAAGTCCAGTGGGTCGACCTGTGAAGTACAACATCGTGGGAGTTGGGAATCTGATTGGTCCTCAGGTTTACATCACAACAAATGGGGCTGTCTACATCCTGTTTGGCTTTG GAAATATACAGGCTGTCGCCCTGCGGGACATTTTTGTTCAGGCCCAAAATCGAGACAGCTCACCACCTTCTCTGCAGATAGAAGAGCCAGAATGGGAGAAGCGAAGATCCatcaacctctctgagctcatTGATGTTTACAG TGATGGTGTTGAGCTACTCCAGATGGTGAAGGCACCAGATTCCAACTGCAGCAACCTTCTGATTACAACCAGACAAGGCCTTGTGCTGCTTCGGGGGCAAAATCTGACACCTTACTGGACATTGAGACTTCAAGGCCTGCGCAG CCAGCCTACTCCTGGATATTTCACTGATGATCAGACGTTAGACTTCCTTCTGCAGATACAGGATGGAGTTGGGATGAAAAAG ATGATGGTTGTGGATGGTGACTCTGGCTCTGTTGTTTGGAGTTACCGTGCTCCGTGTCACATGAAAGAAACGCCAGCCACCTCGGCAGTTACTTCAGACCGGAAGTCTGTCTTCCTCTTCTGGGCCGAAGGGCTGTCAGCTGCATCTCCCAATTCC GATATCATCCTAGGAACTGAGCCGCCCAGCCTTCACCACCTTTACCTCCTGCATCCTGCGTTCCCCTCCATCCTTCTGGATCTGGCCAACACCACCGGCACAGTGACGGCTTCAGAGG TTGGAATTAACGACCTCTGGAAAGATGCCTTTTATGTTACCAGGACAACAGGTCCAAGCTCCGAAGGCCATCCAGCAGCCCTGGTGGTCAGCAAGCTTAGTCTACGGTGGGCACTAATGGAGGGCCAGATGGCTCAGCTACAGGAGTCTACCCCCAAAATTGGCCGTGGGGAGCTGCGAAGATTTCTCTCTAGGATAAAGTTTGTCGAAGCTCCCTACGAG ATCTAA